The proteins below come from a single Nocardiopsis gilva YIM 90087 genomic window:
- a CDS encoding FadR/GntR family transcriptional regulator, with product MSEPEARSTGEFGEPAADAVFRTVRAGNAFEETVERLLSAIKLGVVARGERFPPERELAGRLGVSRITLREAIRALQESGYVESRRGRFGGTFVTYVPPRPSKAEAQRLLARMDGSLDDLFVFREALEVGAAVRLAGVGLTAEQEELLLTRLAEVDAASTDDYRRCDTVFHLTLAELTGSPSLSSALADTRMRINDLLNAMPILARNLEHSSRQHRAIVDAIRAREPDTARRAVAEHLDGTAALLRAFLG from the coding sequence GTGTCCGAGCCGGAGGCCAGGTCCACCGGTGAGTTCGGAGAACCGGCGGCCGACGCCGTCTTCCGGACGGTGCGCGCCGGTAACGCGTTCGAGGAGACCGTCGAGCGCCTGCTGTCCGCGATCAAGCTCGGGGTCGTGGCGCGCGGCGAGCGGTTTCCTCCGGAGCGCGAGCTCGCGGGCCGCTTGGGGGTCAGCCGGATCACCCTCCGCGAGGCGATCCGCGCGCTGCAGGAGTCCGGGTACGTCGAATCGCGGCGCGGCCGGTTCGGCGGCACGTTCGTCACCTATGTCCCGCCGCGGCCGAGCAAGGCGGAGGCCCAGCGGCTGCTCGCCCGCATGGACGGTTCCCTGGACGACCTGTTCGTCTTCCGCGAGGCGCTGGAGGTCGGCGCGGCGGTCCGGCTGGCCGGGGTCGGGCTCACCGCGGAGCAGGAGGAGCTGCTGCTGACGCGCCTGGCCGAGGTGGACGCCGCCTCGACCGACGACTACCGCCGCTGCGACACCGTGTTCCACCTGACGCTGGCCGAGCTGACCGGCTCGCCGTCGCTGTCCTCGGCGCTGGCCGACACCCGCATGCGGATCAACGACCTGCTCAACGCGATGCCGATTCTGGCGCGGAACCTGGAGCACAGCAGCCGCCAGCACCGGGCGATCGTGGACGCGATCCGCGCCCGCGAGCCCGACACCGCGCGGCGGGCGGTCGCCGAGCACCTGGACGGCACGGCGGCACTGCTGCGCGCGTTTCTCGGATAG
- the eat gene encoding ethanolamine permease translates to MTQEQRPAEQPRTHVQGADYAQVDADYLQQRQLRRGAAGWLLLAGLGVSYVISGDFAGWNFGIAEGGWGGLLIATVLMGTMYLFMVLGLAELASALPTAGAGYGFARRALGPLGGFATGTAILIEYAIAPAAIAVFIGGYIEALGLFGVTNAWPVYLVCHLVFVGIHLWGVGEALRVMFVITGVAVAALAVFVIGMVPKFEVANLLDIAPTDAVGASAFLPYGYMGVLGAFVFGIWFFLAIEGVPLAAEEARDPKRDMPRGIIAGMAVLLVTAFAMLLLAPGGAGAAVLADSTNPLPAALRAAYGGETILADIVNYVGLAGLVASFFSIIFAYSRQLFALSRAGYLPRWLSVTGRRKTPYMALIVPGTIGFVLAAVVANGDQLINIAVFGATVSYALMMVSHIVLRRREPDLERPYRTPGGTLTTGIALVLALCAVVATFSVDMLGAGIAAAILLAFLAYFWFYSRHRLVANAPEEEFALLEQAESQLN, encoded by the coding sequence GTGACGCAGGAACAGAGACCAGCGGAGCAACCCAGAACACACGTCCAAGGCGCCGACTACGCCCAGGTCGACGCCGACTACCTGCAGCAGCGGCAGCTCAGGCGCGGCGCGGCCGGATGGCTGCTGCTCGCCGGGCTCGGCGTCTCCTACGTCATCTCCGGCGACTTCGCCGGATGGAACTTCGGCATCGCGGAGGGCGGCTGGGGCGGCCTGCTCATCGCCACCGTGCTCATGGGCACGATGTACCTCTTCATGGTCCTGGGCCTGGCCGAACTCGCCTCCGCCCTGCCCACGGCCGGGGCCGGGTACGGCTTCGCCCGCCGCGCGCTGGGCCCCCTCGGCGGATTCGCGACCGGAACCGCCATCCTCATCGAGTACGCCATCGCCCCGGCCGCGATCGCCGTGTTCATCGGCGGCTACATCGAGGCGCTGGGCCTGTTCGGAGTCACCAACGCCTGGCCGGTCTACCTGGTCTGCCACCTCGTCTTCGTCGGTATCCACCTGTGGGGTGTCGGCGAGGCCCTGCGGGTGATGTTCGTGATCACCGGCGTCGCGGTGGCGGCCCTGGCCGTCTTCGTCATCGGCATGGTCCCCAAGTTCGAGGTCGCCAACCTCCTCGACATCGCCCCCACCGACGCCGTCGGCGCCAGCGCGTTCCTGCCCTACGGCTACATGGGCGTGCTCGGCGCCTTCGTGTTCGGGATCTGGTTCTTCCTCGCGATCGAGGGCGTCCCGCTGGCCGCCGAGGAGGCCCGCGACCCCAAGCGCGACATGCCGCGCGGCATCATCGCCGGGATGGCCGTGCTGCTGGTGACCGCGTTCGCCATGCTGCTCCTGGCCCCCGGAGGCGCCGGAGCCGCCGTCCTGGCCGACTCCACCAACCCGCTGCCGGCGGCGCTGCGCGCCGCCTACGGCGGCGAGACGATCCTCGCCGACATCGTCAACTATGTCGGCCTGGCCGGGCTCGTCGCCTCGTTCTTCTCCATCATCTTCGCCTACTCGCGGCAGCTGTTCGCGCTGTCCCGGGCCGGGTACCTGCCCCGCTGGCTCTCGGTCACCGGTCGGCGCAAGACCCCCTACATGGCGCTGATCGTTCCCGGCACCATCGGCTTCGTGCTGGCCGCGGTGGTGGCCAACGGCGACCAGCTGATCAACATCGCCGTCTTCGGCGCGACCGTGTCCTACGCCCTCATGATGGTGTCGCACATCGTGCTCCGCCGCCGCGAGCCGGACCTGGAGCGCCCCTACCGCACCCCCGGCGGGACGCTCACCACCGGCATCGCGCTGGTCCTGGCGCTGTGCGCCGTGGTGGCCACGTTCTCCGTGGACATGCTGGGCGCCGGTATCGCCGCCGCGATCCTGCTCGCCTTCCTGGCCTACTTCTGGTTCTACTCGCGCCACCGGCTGGTGGCCAACGCGCCGGAGGAGGAGTTCGCCCTGCTGGAACAGGCGGAATCGCAGCTCAACTGA
- the npdG gene encoding NADPH-dependent F420 reductase, whose product MAEQKNPHDLPDVSGLSVAVLGGTGDQGRGLARRFALAGHDVIIGSRSAERAQTAAEGLGADLGVRGADNSAAAEQADIVIVAVPWDGHKELLEALADQLADKIVVDCVNPLGFDKKGPYALTVEEGSAAQQAEAVLPRSRVVGAFHHVSAVTLLDPEVDKIDLDVLVLGDDREATDTVRALASRIAGVRGIYGGRLRNAHQVEAFTANLIAINRRYKAHAGLRITDV is encoded by the coding sequence ATGGCAGAACAGAAGAACCCCCACGACCTCCCGGACGTCAGCGGCCTGTCGGTTGCGGTGCTGGGCGGCACCGGCGACCAGGGACGGGGCCTGGCCCGGCGCTTCGCGCTCGCCGGCCACGACGTCATCATCGGCTCCCGCAGCGCGGAGCGGGCACAGACCGCGGCCGAGGGCCTGGGTGCCGACCTCGGGGTGCGTGGGGCGGACAACTCCGCCGCGGCGGAGCAGGCCGACATCGTCATCGTCGCCGTTCCGTGGGACGGCCACAAGGAGCTGCTGGAGGCGCTGGCCGACCAGCTGGCCGACAAGATCGTCGTCGACTGCGTGAACCCCCTCGGCTTCGACAAGAAGGGTCCCTACGCCCTGACCGTGGAGGAGGGCAGCGCCGCCCAGCAGGCCGAGGCCGTCCTCCCGCGCAGCCGCGTGGTGGGCGCGTTCCACCACGTCTCGGCCGTCACCCTGCTCGACCCTGAGGTCGACAAGATCGACCTCGACGTCCTCGTGCTCGGCGACGACCGCGAGGCCACCGACACGGTCCGGGCCCTGGCGAGCCGTATCGCGGGCGTCCGCGGCATCTACGGCGGCCGCCTGCGCAACGCCCACCAGGTCGAGGCGTTCACGGCCAACCTCATCGCCATCAACCGCCGCTACAAGGCCCACGCCGGGCTGCGCATCACGGACGTGTGA
- a CDS encoding prolyl oligopeptidase family serine peptidase, with protein sequence MSKRPLSFGTWPSPITATDVARHEGAPNWPVALGEEVWWAEPRPSESGRVALCRTRLDDPGRGTETVLPAPWNARSRVHEYGGRAYALLSGTAGAAVVFSEFSDQRLYVLDPGARGAPAPLTPRPDTPSALRYVEPVISPEGDHVLCIREEHTDDTEAGVRRAIVAVPLDGSAATDPAAISVVAVDHHFLACPRISSDGRHLSWIGWDHPNMPWDSTHLRVAELRDGRATGTRTVAGGTDEAVVQAEWADATTLYCVTDPDGWWTPHRITLDVDGALAGGPDSLVGDRAEEFGGPLWQLGACWMAPVPDGRIATVHGTSATRIGLLRPDTGELADVDTPHTEWAGKLTLAGADGGTLIGLAAAPDRPAALVAVDLRDGSWRELAGGAEADAAHGSTVPFAAYLPRPEARVFTGVQGREVHANHYPPLHPEATGPAGEAAPYVVWVHGGPTSRTPMVYDQEIAYFTSRGIGVVEVNYGGSTGFGRAYRERLRGSWGVVDVEDSVSVAQGLVAEGLADPARLAIRGGSAGGFTSAAALAFSDVFRCAAIQYPIVDLAGWRTGETHDFESQYPESIVGPWPSAKDVYARNSPVDHAEDITAPFVLLQGLEDEICPPVQCERFLSRIRGVPHAYLTFEGEQHGFRREETIRTAIEAELSLYAQVFEFETDVPRVELRP encoded by the coding sequence TTGTCCAAGCGCCCTCTCTCCTTCGGCACCTGGCCCTCGCCCATCACCGCCACCGACGTCGCCCGCCACGAAGGCGCGCCCAACTGGCCGGTCGCGCTGGGGGAGGAGGTCTGGTGGGCCGAACCGCGGCCGAGTGAGTCCGGCCGCGTCGCCCTGTGCCGGACCCGGCTGGACGATCCCGGACGCGGCACCGAGACCGTGCTGCCCGCGCCGTGGAACGCGCGCAGCCGCGTGCACGAGTACGGCGGCCGCGCCTACGCGCTCCTCTCCGGAACCGCCGGTGCTGCGGTGGTGTTCAGCGAGTTCAGCGACCAGCGACTCTACGTTCTCGACCCCGGCGCGCGCGGCGCACCCGCCCCGCTCACCCCGCGGCCCGACACCCCCAGCGCCCTGCGCTACGTCGAGCCGGTGATCAGCCCGGAGGGCGACCACGTCCTGTGCATCCGCGAGGAGCACACCGACGACACCGAGGCGGGCGTGCGGCGCGCGATCGTCGCGGTCCCCCTCGACGGCTCCGCCGCGACCGACCCCGCCGCCATCTCTGTGGTCGCCGTCGACCACCACTTCCTGGCCTGCCCCCGGATCTCCTCGGACGGCCGCCACCTGTCCTGGATCGGCTGGGATCACCCGAACATGCCGTGGGACTCCACCCACCTCAGAGTCGCCGAGCTGAGAGACGGGCGCGCCACGGGGACCCGCACCGTGGCCGGCGGCACCGACGAGGCCGTGGTGCAGGCCGAATGGGCCGACGCCACCACCCTGTACTGCGTCACCGACCCCGACGGCTGGTGGACCCCGCACCGCATCACCCTGGACGTCGACGGCGCGCTCGCGGGCGGCCCCGACAGCCTCGTGGGTGACCGCGCCGAGGAGTTCGGCGGCCCGCTGTGGCAGCTCGGCGCGTGCTGGATGGCGCCGGTGCCCGACGGCCGCATCGCCACGGTGCACGGCACGTCCGCCACCCGCATCGGCCTGCTGCGCCCCGACACCGGTGAGCTCGCCGACGTGGACACGCCGCACACCGAATGGGCGGGCAAGCTCACCCTGGCCGGAGCCGACGGCGGCACGCTCATCGGGCTCGCCGCCGCGCCCGACCGCCCGGCGGCCCTGGTCGCGGTCGACCTGCGCGACGGCTCCTGGCGCGAGCTGGCCGGGGGCGCCGAGGCCGACGCCGCCCATGGCTCGACGGTCCCCTTCGCCGCCTACCTGCCCCGTCCCGAGGCGCGGGTGTTCACCGGCGTCCAGGGGCGCGAGGTGCACGCCAACCACTACCCGCCCCTCCACCCCGAGGCCACCGGCCCGGCGGGGGAGGCGGCGCCCTACGTCGTGTGGGTGCACGGCGGCCCCACCAGCCGCACGCCCATGGTCTACGACCAGGAGATCGCCTACTTCACCAGCCGCGGGATCGGCGTCGTCGAGGTCAACTACGGCGGCTCCACCGGGTTCGGCCGCGCCTACCGGGAGCGGCTGCGCGGCAGCTGGGGCGTGGTCGACGTCGAGGACAGCGTGTCCGTGGCGCAAGGGCTCGTCGCCGAGGGCCTGGCCGACCCGGCGCGGCTGGCCATCCGCGGCGGCAGCGCGGGCGGCTTCACCAGCGCCGCCGCGCTCGCCTTCAGCGACGTCTTCCGCTGCGCCGCGATCCAGTACCCCATCGTCGACCTGGCCGGGTGGCGCACCGGCGAGACCCACGACTTCGAGTCGCAGTACCCCGAGAGCATCGTCGGCCCCTGGCCGTCGGCCAAGGACGTCTACGCGCGCAACTCGCCGGTGGACCACGCCGAGGACATCACGGCCCCGTTCGTGCTGCTGCAGGGGCTGGAGGACGAGATCTGCCCGCCGGTGCAGTGCGAGCGGTTCCTGTCGCGGATCCGCGGCGTCCCGCACGCCTACCTGACCTTCGAGGGCGAGCAGCACGGCTTCCGCCGCGAGGAGACCATCCGCACAGCGATCGAGGCCGAGCTGTCGCTGTACGCCCAGGTATTCGAGTTCGAGACCGACGTTCCCCGCGTGGAGCTGCGTCCATGA
- a CDS encoding M20/M25/M40 family metallo-hydrolase — protein MLRDSASADGGGDTAARPTAEAADWTVVDDEVVRFTSELIRLDTTNRGGGDGRERPAAEYIAERLGEAGLDPVILESAPGRANVVVRVSGSNPAAPGLLVHGHLDVVPADPAQWTVHPFSGEVRDGLVWGRGAIDMKNADATMVALARSWARTGRRPRRDLVFAFTADEEGTGGYGAEWLAREHAALFEGCTEGISESGAYTFHTHAERGAPVRLYPIGAGERGSAWLTLTATGRAGHGAKPNHDNAVGALAAAVARIQAHQWPVRLTPVTRAAITEIAAAVGIKVDLDAPDFDPERDLDTLLERLGPAANLLRPTVRNSTNPTMLEAGYKVNVIPETATAGVDGRVLPGAEDEFRATLDRLTGPRVEWDYHHRSVPLMAPVESPTYAAMRSALLAHDPDAHVVPVCLSGGTDAKQFSALGISGYGFTPLRLPPELNYAALFHGVDERVPVDALRFGARVMDRFLTTVES, from the coding sequence ATGTTGCGGGACAGCGCGAGCGCCGACGGCGGGGGAGACACCGCGGCGCGGCCGACCGCCGAGGCGGCGGACTGGACGGTCGTGGACGACGAGGTCGTCCGCTTCACCTCCGAACTGATCCGCCTCGACACCACCAACCGCGGCGGCGGCGACGGCCGGGAGCGGCCCGCCGCCGAGTACATCGCCGAGCGGCTCGGCGAGGCCGGGCTGGACCCGGTGATCCTGGAATCAGCCCCCGGCCGCGCCAACGTCGTCGTCCGGGTGAGCGGCTCGAACCCGGCGGCGCCCGGACTGCTCGTCCACGGCCACCTCGACGTCGTGCCCGCCGACCCCGCCCAGTGGACCGTGCACCCGTTCTCCGGCGAGGTGCGCGACGGCCTGGTGTGGGGCCGCGGCGCCATCGACATGAAGAACGCCGACGCCACGATGGTGGCGCTGGCGCGCTCGTGGGCGCGCACGGGCCGGCGGCCGCGGCGCGACCTCGTGTTCGCCTTCACCGCCGACGAGGAGGGCACCGGCGGCTACGGCGCCGAGTGGCTGGCGCGCGAGCACGCCGCGCTGTTCGAGGGCTGCACCGAGGGCATCAGCGAATCCGGCGCCTACACCTTCCACACCCACGCCGAGCGGGGCGCACCCGTGCGGCTGTACCCGATCGGGGCGGGCGAGCGGGGCAGCGCCTGGCTGACGCTCACCGCCACCGGCCGCGCCGGACACGGCGCCAAGCCCAACCACGACAACGCGGTGGGCGCGCTGGCGGCGGCGGTCGCGCGCATCCAGGCCCACCAGTGGCCGGTGCGGCTCACCCCCGTCACCCGGGCCGCCATCACCGAGATCGCGGCGGCCGTCGGGATCAAGGTCGACCTGGACGCGCCGGACTTCGACCCCGAGCGCGACCTCGACACCCTGCTGGAGCGGCTGGGACCGGCGGCGAACCTGCTGCGCCCCACCGTCCGCAACAGCACCAATCCGACCATGCTGGAGGCGGGCTACAAGGTCAACGTCATCCCCGAGACGGCGACGGCCGGCGTGGACGGCCGCGTCCTGCCCGGAGCCGAAGACGAGTTCCGGGCCACCCTCGACCGGCTCACCGGCCCGCGCGTGGAGTGGGACTACCACCACCGCTCCGTTCCGCTGATGGCGCCGGTCGAGTCGCCCACGTACGCGGCGATGCGCTCCGCGCTCCTCGCCCACGACCCCGATGCACACGTGGTGCCCGTGTGCCTGTCGGGGGGTACCGACGCCAAGCAGTTCTCGGCGCTCGGTATCAGCGGCTACGGCTTCACCCCGTTGCGGCTCCCGCCCGAGCTGAACTACGCAGCGCTCTTCCACGGCGTGGACGAACGCGTACCCGTGGACGCACTGCGGTTCGGTGCGCGAGTCATGGACAGGTTTCTCACCACAGTCGAGTCATGA
- the map gene encoding type I methionyl aminopeptidase, with protein sequence MTTPLVPGRISPPRSVPSRIVRPEYVGKKSPVEGVLGDFQTPETIEAMRVAGRIAAQALEEVGKHVQPGVTTDELDRIGHEFLIDHGAYPSTLGYKGYPKSLCSSLNEVICHGIPDDTVISDGDIVNIDITAYINGVHGDTNVTFLAGDVDEESRLLVERTREATMRAIKACRPGRQINVIGRVIESYAKRFGYGVVRDFTGHGVGPEFHSGLAIPHYDDPRATTVMQPGMTFTIEPMITLGTVDYDVWDDGWTAVTADRKRTAQFEHTLVITEDGAEILTLS encoded by the coding sequence ATGACGACTCCGCTGGTTCCCGGGCGTATCTCGCCGCCCCGTTCGGTCCCCTCTCGCATCGTGCGGCCGGAGTATGTCGGGAAGAAAAGTCCGGTCGAGGGGGTGCTGGGGGACTTCCAGACCCCCGAGACGATCGAGGCGATGCGGGTGGCCGGGCGCATCGCGGCACAGGCGCTGGAGGAGGTCGGCAAGCACGTCCAGCCGGGCGTGACCACCGACGAGCTCGACCGCATCGGCCACGAGTTCCTCATCGACCACGGCGCCTACCCCAGCACGCTGGGCTACAAGGGCTACCCCAAGTCGCTGTGCTCCTCGCTGAACGAGGTCATCTGCCACGGCATCCCCGATGACACCGTCATCTCCGACGGCGACATCGTCAACATCGACATCACCGCCTACATCAACGGCGTGCACGGGGACACCAACGTGACCTTCCTGGCGGGGGACGTCGACGAGGAGTCGCGGCTGCTGGTCGAGCGGACCCGCGAGGCCACGATGCGCGCCATCAAGGCGTGCCGCCCCGGACGCCAGATCAACGTCATCGGCCGCGTCATCGAGTCCTACGCCAAGCGTTTCGGCTACGGCGTGGTGCGCGACTTCACCGGACACGGCGTCGGTCCCGAGTTCCACTCCGGACTGGCCATCCCGCACTACGACGACCCGCGCGCGACCACGGTCATGCAGCCGGGGATGACGTTCACCATCGAGCCGATGATCACCCTCGGCACCGTCGACTACGACGTGTGGGACGACGGCTGGACCGCCGTCACCGCCGACCGCAAGCGCACCGCCCAGTTCGAGCACACCCTCGTCATCACCGAGGACGGAGCGGAGATCCTCACCCTTTCGTAA
- a CDS encoding M55 family metallopeptidase, protein MRILISADMEGATGVTWSADVEPGTEQWQRCRSMFTSDVNGAIAGFFAGGATEVLVNEAHATMRNLLLERLDERAEMLTGRHKDLSMVEGVQRGDIDGVAFLGYHCGAGAEGVLAHTYLPNSITGVWLNGEPASEGRLNSYVVAEYGAPVVLVTGDDRACADAATYAPHARTVAVKDYVSRYAAICRPPARTSAAIAAGAEAAVDLAGRVDPVRHDPLTLEVEVDAAHLAGAAATVPGVEQVAERRVRTTSPDAYEMIRCFKAVCTLISNAVEMPYG, encoded by the coding sequence GTGAGGATCCTCATCTCCGCCGATATGGAAGGCGCCACCGGGGTCACCTGGTCCGCGGACGTCGAACCGGGAACCGAGCAGTGGCAGCGCTGCCGGTCGATGTTCACCTCCGACGTCAACGGCGCCATCGCCGGGTTCTTCGCCGGAGGGGCCACCGAGGTCCTGGTGAACGAGGCCCACGCCACCATGCGCAACCTCCTGCTGGAGCGGCTCGACGAGCGGGCCGAGATGCTCACCGGACGGCACAAGGACCTCTCCATGGTCGAGGGTGTGCAGCGCGGCGACATCGACGGCGTGGCCTTCCTCGGATACCACTGCGGCGCCGGGGCGGAGGGCGTCCTCGCCCACACCTACCTGCCCAACTCCATCACCGGCGTATGGCTCAACGGCGAACCCGCCAGCGAAGGGCGCCTCAACTCCTACGTCGTGGCCGAGTACGGCGCCCCCGTCGTGCTGGTCACCGGCGACGACCGGGCCTGTGCCGATGCCGCGACGTACGCTCCGCACGCCCGCACGGTCGCCGTCAAGGACTACGTCTCGCGCTACGCGGCCATCTGCCGCCCGCCGGCCCGCACGTCCGCCGCCATCGCCGCCGGAGCCGAGGCGGCCGTGGACCTCGCCGGCCGCGTCGACCCCGTCCGCCACGACCCGCTCACCCTGGAGGTCGAAGTCGACGCCGCGCACCTGGCCGGTGCCGCCGCGACCGTCCCCGGTGTCGAGCAGGTCGCCGAGCGGCGGGTCCGCACCACCTCGCCGGACGCCTACGAGATGATCCGCTGCTTCAAAGCCGTCTGCACCCTCATCTCCAACGCCGTGGAGATGCCCTACGGGTGA
- a CDS encoding S66 peptidase family protein, with translation MTRAARTTRPPRLRPGDRVSVVAPCSPVTPDRIDAALETVRGWGLEVVCGPHLRDRHPTLPYLAGRDADRAADFQAAWADPDTAAVLCARGGDGAHRMLDLLDFDALRRGPAKVLVGFSDVTALHEAFALEVGVTTLHGPVIATQFFVDDQVAQEELRATLFEPESRLKLTSPTADTLVGGTAHGVVMGGNLSLLCDGLGAPYSRSSAAGCILLLEDLREHVSRIDRMLTQLLRTGWMRGVAGVVLGSWAECEPGPEAIRELMLDRLTPLGVPVVGEFGFGHLPGQLTVPLGASATLDGDARTLTLDEPALA, from the coding sequence ATGACCCGAGCTGCCCGAACCACCCGGCCGCCGCGGCTGAGGCCCGGCGACCGGGTGTCGGTCGTCGCTCCGTGCAGTCCCGTCACGCCCGACCGGATCGACGCCGCGCTGGAGACGGTGCGCGGGTGGGGGCTGGAGGTCGTCTGCGGGCCCCACCTGCGGGACCGCCACCCCACCCTGCCCTACCTGGCCGGACGCGACGCCGACCGCGCCGCCGACTTCCAGGCGGCCTGGGCGGACCCGGACACCGCCGCGGTGCTGTGCGCCCGCGGCGGCGACGGCGCGCACCGGATGCTGGACCTGCTGGACTTCGACGCGCTGCGGCGCGGTCCGGCCAAGGTCCTCGTCGGGTTCAGCGACGTCACCGCCCTGCACGAGGCGTTCGCGCTGGAAGTGGGGGTGACCACCCTGCACGGCCCGGTCATCGCGACCCAGTTCTTCGTGGACGACCAGGTGGCCCAGGAGGAGCTGCGGGCCACCCTGTTCGAGCCGGAGTCGCGGCTCAAACTCACCTCGCCCACGGCGGACACCCTCGTGGGCGGCACCGCGCACGGCGTCGTGATGGGCGGCAACCTGAGCCTGCTGTGCGACGGACTGGGCGCCCCCTACAGCCGGTCCTCGGCCGCGGGCTGCATCCTGCTCCTGGAGGACCTGCGCGAGCACGTCTCCCGGATCGACCGGATGCTGACCCAGCTGCTGCGGACCGGCTGGATGCGGGGGGTCGCGGGGGTGGTCCTGGGCTCCTGGGCGGAGTGCGAGCCCGGACCCGAGGCGATCCGCGAGCTGATGCTGGACCGGTTGACGCCCCTGGGCGTCCCGGTGGTCGGGGAGTTCGGGTTTGGTCACCTTCCCGGGCAGCTGACTGTGCCGCTGGGGGCCAGTGCCACGCTCGACGGCGACGCCCGCACGCTGACCCTCGACGAGCCCGCGCTCGCCTGA
- a CDS encoding helical backbone metal receptor: protein MSPPVIDDTGAAVTLAAPVRRVVSLVPSLTEAVALTAPDLLVGATDWCSHPADLDVVRVRGTKNPHVERVIGLRPDLVLANFEENRPADLDALRAAGIPVWVTVIRTLPEALDSLERMLAACGLAPPPWLEEARTAWSDLLDAPPPPRWRAIVPVWRRPWMVLGHGTFAGDLLARLGVANLYADDAERYPKIPLAELTGTDADLVVLPDEPYAFTATDGPESFPDLPAALVSGRHLTWYGPSLAEAREVLTREISSAQRPN from the coding sequence GTGAGTCCGCCCGTGATCGACGACACCGGGGCGGCGGTCACCCTCGCCGCCCCGGTCCGCCGCGTCGTGTCACTGGTGCCGTCCCTGACGGAGGCGGTCGCGCTGACGGCGCCCGACCTCCTGGTCGGGGCGACCGACTGGTGTTCTCACCCGGCCGACCTGGACGTGGTCCGGGTCCGCGGCACCAAGAACCCGCATGTCGAGCGTGTCATCGGGCTCCGTCCGGACCTGGTGCTCGCCAACTTCGAGGAGAACCGCCCGGCCGACCTCGACGCGCTGCGCGCCGCCGGAATCCCCGTCTGGGTGACCGTCATCCGCACCCTGCCCGAGGCCCTGGACAGCCTGGAGCGGATGCTGGCGGCCTGCGGCCTGGCCCCACCGCCCTGGCTGGAGGAGGCCCGCACGGCCTGGTCCGACCTTCTCGACGCACCGCCCCCACCACGGTGGCGGGCGATCGTGCCGGTGTGGCGCCGTCCGTGGATGGTCCTCGGCCACGGCACGTTCGCGGGGGACCTGCTCGCCCGGCTCGGTGTCGCCAACCTCTACGCCGACGACGCCGAGCGCTATCCGAAGATCCCCCTGGCCGAACTCACCGGCACCGACGCCGACCTGGTGGTCCTCCCGGACGAGCCGTACGCGTTCACCGCCACCGACGGCCCGGAGTCCTTTCCGGACCTCCCCGCGGCACTCGTCAGCGGCCGCCACCTGACCTGGTACGGCCCCTCCCTCGCCGAAGCCCGGGAGGTCCTAACTCGCGAGATCTCTTCGGCGCAAAGGCCAAACTGA